From Shewanella psychrophila, a single genomic window includes:
- a CDS encoding dermonecrotic toxin domain-containing protein — MKNRFTSNIILATILASTPVYTLANQLNNAISLSSQPLISDQLSIRYDQAWKISFAQDHAQIVQQIPDPHVIAAGELKTALEKHGYHGIDPDKTFFNMFDGGNSSPRSYNGWEHHNQPHRSYTLTQASILNIFNQFSDSFPGDIDLFTGVYKQGMGAPHYNEHNDVRLLSSKLWDIVYYDLDIQASYTLALKNFWQEYGEKFTHLMRDNFAFSAHQQYTLGLLSQAQYQLATAAIKGQRSQDIYVYRFDIYGYDSTDILLIEQEGRKAGLLYIPGANQSFIPFNNERHLKKILYTAIQTDASKQALAKHFSLYNRQDGVSYSGVDSALSGLADDSWDESYLMMKKHPIYDDVFARLTEIQKARMASDGDTVIKSNSESRRDYILSTTYSLFTVLPIMDLILPELGIPITLAIGSTQLGLSIDQSINGDTLTERLQGTKMTAVNSALLAATVVIPTVATYGRNVSESLGVIAESIDNQILLNRGVTEPEMAGFNRIPTIVEHPQTGEELLGVKLTDQPRTVLLKADGFGIYREVEPLSGRIITNSRVVRTLNYETGEAQWLSNGGLRAGGVSEPIDEAGSVAEAEHSEGGSSQSEILLPEDLPERPGIGGSGYADMGGRLDDVTRDFLELEMRVDPYSKLTDINALHNLNQQAQAEIQNVPFLHRYQPELKGITTFRGDERLPDELFHSGFNRRVEPVEYIRLAEHTRAIRGVISTSTDESVAVSYAIHNQRGYVYAIELNHGGAAVETTLRNETLNEVATLNIPPEDIIFAVGPFNNTEVNFSIIKEQVDARTAELLINPHSMATAEVADAAFEKLKASLKYELSPEMSFSERYENRQDLFWHEDESLVE; from the coding sequence ATGAAAAATAGATTCACATCAAATATAATCTTAGCGACTATCTTAGCAAGTACGCCTGTATACACTTTGGCAAACCAACTTAACAATGCTATTTCCTTATCATCTCAACCCTTAATTTCAGATCAATTATCCATCCGCTATGATCAAGCATGGAAAATAAGTTTTGCTCAGGATCACGCGCAAATCGTGCAACAAATTCCTGATCCACATGTCATTGCTGCTGGTGAATTAAAAACAGCATTAGAAAAGCATGGCTATCATGGCATTGATCCAGACAAAACGTTTTTTAACATGTTTGATGGCGGGAATAGCAGCCCACGAAGCTATAACGGCTGGGAACATCACAATCAACCTCATCGCTCTTACACGCTAACTCAAGCAAGCATACTCAACATATTTAATCAATTTAGCGACAGTTTTCCTGGCGATATAGACCTGTTTACGGGCGTATATAAACAGGGAATGGGCGCACCTCACTATAATGAACACAATGACGTTCGACTTCTGTCTTCAAAATTATGGGACATTGTCTATTATGATCTTGATATTCAAGCTTCTTACACACTAGCGCTAAAGAATTTTTGGCAAGAATACGGTGAGAAGTTTACCCATTTAATGCGTGACAACTTCGCCTTTTCTGCCCATCAACAATATACGCTAGGCTTACTCAGCCAAGCACAATATCAACTCGCTACCGCAGCCATCAAAGGTCAACGCTCTCAGGATATTTACGTCTATCGTTTTGATATTTACGGTTATGACTCAACCGATATATTGCTCATTGAACAAGAGGGACGTAAAGCCGGTTTACTCTATATTCCTGGTGCTAATCAATCTTTTATCCCTTTTAACAATGAACGTCACCTGAAGAAGATTCTTTATACAGCTATACAAACTGACGCATCAAAGCAAGCACTCGCTAAACATTTCAGTCTCTATAATCGCCAAGACGGTGTGAGTTATTCAGGAGTTGATTCAGCCTTAAGTGGACTCGCTGATGATTCATGGGATGAATCCTATCTGATGATGAAAAAGCACCCTATCTATGATGACGTTTTTGCTCGCTTAACTGAAATTCAAAAAGCCAGAATGGCCAGTGATGGCGATACCGTTATCAAATCCAATAGCGAATCTAGACGTGATTATATTCTGAGTACGACTTACTCCTTATTCACCGTATTGCCTATTATGGATCTGATTTTGCCTGAACTTGGCATCCCAATCACCTTAGCAATCGGCTCTACTCAACTGGGATTAAGCATAGATCAATCGATCAACGGCGATACATTAACTGAGCGTCTACAAGGCACCAAAATGACGGCGGTAAACTCAGCGCTACTTGCTGCGACAGTTGTCATCCCCACCGTTGCCACATATGGCCGTAATGTATCAGAGTCTCTCGGGGTTATTGCAGAAAGTATCGATAATCAGATACTGCTTAATCGAGGGGTGACTGAGCCAGAAATGGCAGGCTTCAACCGGATCCCAACAATCGTAGAGCACCCTCAAACAGGTGAGGAGCTATTAGGTGTAAAACTCACCGACCAACCGCGAACTGTGCTACTCAAAGCTGATGGCTTCGGAATATATAGGGAAGTGGAACCTTTAAGCGGGCGGATTATTACCAACTCACGTGTAGTACGAACACTCAATTATGAAACCGGTGAAGCACAATGGCTAAGCAATGGGGGGTTAAGAGCCGGTGGCGTCAGTGAGCCGATTGATGAAGCAGGCAGTGTCGCCGAAGCTGAACATAGTGAAGGGGGAAGTTCGCAATCTGAGATTTTACTGCCAGAGGATCTTCCAGAGCGTCCAGGGATAGGTGGATCAGGTTACGCTGATATGGGGGGACGTCTCGATGATGTTACCCGCGACTTCTTAGAGCTTGAGATGAGAGTCGACCCCTATTCAAAACTAACCGATATTAACGCCCTGCATAACTTAAATCAGCAAGCTCAGGCTGAGATCCAAAACGTACCATTTTTACACCGTTACCAGCCCGAACTAAAGGGGATCACCACTTTCAGGGGCGACGAGCGCTTACCGGATGAACTCTTTCACTCAGGCTTTAACCGCAGAGTCGAACCCGTCGAGTATATACGATTAGCCGAGCATACCCGAGCGATTCGCGGGGTCATCTCAACCAGTACCGATGAATCGGTGGCGGTAAGTTACGCCATTCACAACCAACGAGGTTACGTTTATGCCATTGAACTCAATCACGGCGGAGCTGCAGTTGAGACAACGTTACGTAATGAAACCTTAAATGAAGTTGCCACTCTTAATATTCCACCGGAAGACATAATATTTGCAGTTGGGCCCTTTAATAACACCGAAGTAAACTTCAGTATTATTAAGGAACAAGTCGATGCAAGAACCGCTGAGTTACTGATAAATCCACACTCCATGGCTACAGCTGAGGTCGCTGATGCCGCATTTGAAAAACTAAAAGCCAGCTTAAAGTATGAGCTAAGTCCGGAGATGTCTTTCTCCGAACGCTATGAAAATCGTCAAGATCTTTTCTGGCATGAAGATGAGTCATTAGTAGAATAA
- a CDS encoding ADP-ribosyltransferase — MKLNYSKILIISLFFIPFHTIAGLTFNPQHYSPTEIKHIIEDLSDPGTSDNLETYYRVRDELYQQANQQMNTLSDEELHALERFQDDAYQSVRDVFRRGIIEQETSQLIKVMDSAFENGIKFKGIVYRGESLLSKYGHLVEVGDVVSPSSFISTSVSKMSAFIFHNGQMSRFELIKGVHGIVIPSVRDDELEVLINRNSYFEVTAINTTPEGNQIVYSEITYEQIGDRPIKDFHTGEVITAEEACSL; from the coding sequence ATGAAACTTAATTATTCTAAAATCCTAATAATCAGCTTGTTTTTCATTCCATTTCACACTATAGCGGGTCTTACATTTAACCCTCAACATTACAGTCCTACAGAAATAAAGCACATAATTGAAGATCTTTCCGATCCTGGCACTAGTGATAATCTTGAAACTTACTATAGGGTTAGGGATGAACTCTATCAACAAGCCAACCAGCAAATGAATACTTTGTCTGATGAAGAGCTTCATGCTCTTGAACGCTTTCAAGATGATGCTTATCAGAGTGTTCGTGACGTATTTAGAAGAGGAATAATAGAACAGGAAACCTCACAGTTAATTAAGGTTATGGATTCTGCATTCGAGAATGGAATTAAATTTAAGGGGATTGTATACCGTGGTGAGAGTTTACTTTCTAAATATGGACATCTAGTTGAAGTTGGTGATGTGGTGAGTCCAAGCTCTTTTATTTCAACCTCCGTATCTAAAATGTCGGCTTTTATTTTTCATAACGGACAGATGTCCCGTTTTGAACTTATCAAAGGGGTGCATGGGATTGTCATTCCAAGTGTGAGAGATGATGAGCTGGAAGTGTTAATTAACCGAAACTCATACTTTGAAGTTACAGCTATTAATACGACCCCTGAAGGTAATCAAATTGTATACAGCGAAATAACTTACGAACAAATTGGCGATAGACCTATAAAAGATTTTCATACAGGAGAAGTAATAACAGCTGAAGAGGCCTGCTCTCTTTGA
- a CDS encoding xanthine dehydrogenase family protein molybdopterin-binding subunit gives MSSFTATQNFSRRDVLKLFGATGGGLALGASGLGWSPMVMAQNADSRLNLFIAIGEDNKVYLTCHRSEMGQGIRTGIPQVLADELGADWDNVVVVQGLADKRYGSQNTDGSRSIRKGFDKMREMGALARTMLEQAAADRWQVELSEVSTSNNRVSHAKSGKSATFGELAMAASKVKLPDVKTLSLKPVSEYTHIGASHTIVDMQDMLTGKAQYGYDVQVDGMLCASITRPPVFGSEVAKLDDAAARKVAGVVDVIQLSPTKGAPMFHPLGGVAVIASNSWSALEGRKALKIAWSASSNDDHDSQVYLNTLKDRVTQPGKLMRQQGKEVTDWPAESTVSALYTVPYLAHAPMEAPSATASVTASGCEVWASTQTPQSVQQNVAGALGLKEEQVKVNVTLLGGGFGRKSKPDYCVEAALLSKKAGSPVKVCWSREDEIQNGYLHAISAQHYQAKLGSDKMPEAILQRSGFPSIGSTFSEGADYPAGWELDLGFVDVPLAVKSLRCEAVKAEAHTRIGWMRSVCNIQHAFGIGSFVDELAVKANKPCTVMWKALLGEVRQETFANQAFKYGNYGEDLARHPVDIARYRGVIDAVEQAMDKAGVAGKNQGWGFAVHRSFTAFVATALLVQVSEDKQLKVLKAISAIDAGTVVNPDRVKSQTEGAVMFGLSLAMMGEIDFKDGHVVQSNFHDYPMLRMPQCPEIETIVIESEAPPAGVGEPGVPPVAPSLTNAIFAASGMRIRDLPVSKLLTV, from the coding sequence ATGAGTTCATTTACTGCAACGCAGAACTTTAGCCGCCGCGATGTGCTTAAGCTTTTTGGCGCCACAGGAGGCGGTTTGGCATTGGGAGCCAGCGGACTAGGTTGGAGTCCCATGGTGATGGCGCAGAATGCTGATTCACGCCTTAACCTTTTTATTGCTATTGGCGAAGATAACAAGGTGTACTTGACCTGCCATCGCTCCGAGATGGGGCAGGGTATACGTACCGGAATACCTCAGGTGTTAGCCGATGAGCTGGGTGCCGACTGGGATAATGTGGTTGTGGTGCAGGGGCTGGCGGATAAGCGCTATGGTAGTCAAAATACCGATGGCTCCCGCAGTATTCGCAAAGGCTTCGATAAGATGCGTGAGATGGGCGCTTTGGCTAGGACTATGCTGGAGCAGGCCGCTGCAGACAGATGGCAAGTCGAGTTATCTGAAGTTTCGACCAGTAATAATCGGGTTAGTCATGCTAAATCGGGTAAGAGTGCCACCTTTGGTGAACTTGCCATGGCAGCGTCAAAAGTGAAGTTGCCAGATGTTAAAACTTTGAGCCTTAAGCCGGTGAGTGAGTACACGCATATAGGTGCGTCCCACACTATCGTCGATATGCAGGATATGCTCACGGGCAAGGCGCAATACGGTTATGACGTGCAAGTCGACGGCATGCTGTGCGCGAGCATCACACGTCCGCCTGTGTTTGGCAGTGAAGTAGCTAAACTCGATGATGCTGCAGCCCGTAAAGTGGCCGGCGTCGTGGATGTGATTCAACTGTCACCCACCAAAGGCGCCCCCATGTTTCACCCCTTGGGCGGTGTGGCTGTGATTGCCAGTAATAGCTGGAGTGCACTGGAAGGCCGTAAAGCATTGAAGATAGCGTGGTCGGCATCGAGTAATGATGACCATGACTCTCAGGTTTATTTAAATACCTTGAAAGATCGGGTCACTCAGCCCGGTAAGCTGATGCGTCAGCAAGGTAAAGAGGTCACAGACTGGCCAGCAGAAAGTACCGTCAGTGCCCTGTATACCGTGCCTTATCTGGCTCATGCGCCAATGGAAGCGCCATCGGCTACGGCGAGTGTCACCGCATCGGGATGTGAAGTGTGGGCATCGACCCAGACACCTCAAAGCGTACAGCAAAATGTGGCGGGGGCCTTAGGCTTGAAAGAGGAGCAAGTGAAGGTGAATGTCACCTTGCTTGGCGGCGGCTTTGGACGTAAGTCTAAGCCTGATTATTGTGTCGAGGCAGCGCTATTATCTAAAAAAGCGGGGAGCCCCGTTAAGGTGTGCTGGAGTCGTGAAGATGAGATCCAAAATGGCTACCTGCATGCCATCAGCGCTCAGCACTATCAGGCCAAACTTGGCAGTGACAAGATGCCAGAAGCAATACTGCAGCGCTCAGGGTTTCCAAGCATAGGGTCGACCTTTTCAGAAGGAGCTGATTACCCCGCAGGCTGGGAGTTGGACCTAGGTTTTGTCGACGTGCCGTTGGCGGTCAAGAGTCTCAGGTGCGAAGCGGTTAAGGCCGAGGCTCATACCCGTATCGGATGGATGCGCTCAGTGTGTAACATTCAGCACGCCTTCGGTATCGGCAGCTTCGTCGATGAGCTGGCGGTGAAAGCCAATAAGCCCTGCACTGTGATGTGGAAAGCGCTGTTAGGTGAGGTTCGTCAAGAGACCTTCGCCAATCAAGCATTCAAATACGGTAACTATGGTGAAGACTTAGCGCGTCATCCTGTAGACATAGCCAGATATCGTGGTGTCATCGATGCGGTCGAGCAGGCCATGGATAAGGCTGGCGTTGCGGGTAAAAATCAAGGCTGGGGCTTTGCGGTCCACAGAAGCTTCACCGCTTTCGTGGCGACGGCTTTATTAGTCCAAGTCTCAGAGGATAAGCAGCTGAAAGTATTAAAGGCGATATCTGCCATAGATGCAGGCACTGTGGTCAATCCCGATAGAGTGAAGTCACAGACCGAAGGCGCTGTCATGTTTGGCTTGAGCCTTGCCATGATGGGGGAAATTGATTTTAAGGATGGTCACGTGGTGCAGTCGAATTTTCATGATTATCCCATGTTGAGAATGCCCCAATGTCCTGAAATCGAGACTATCGTCATCGAGTCAGAAGCGCCGCCTGCAGGTGTGGGCGAGCCAGGTGTCCCTCCGGTCGCGCCTAGCCTGACCAATGCCATATTTGCGGCCTCTGGAATGAGAATACGTGACTTGCCTGTGAGTAAGCTGCTTACTGTGTAG
- a CDS encoding XdhC family protein, translating into MSYHIEDILSHWQSAPNDDWVLAIITHVQGSSYRKPGAMMLFHPLGRAIGILSGGCLEGDLRRHAQMAIQERQAMLVQYDASDETDVSYHLGCGGIVDLMLVPLSRDNHYLHFHQLAEQLHKGEPFFYQLTLPRRGTELANVSAKIVEYCDAEFSIDDFKRTGILHTDRSELVVPMRPRFRIAIFGGGLDAQPMVSMALNLGWQIDLIDERASYARNYDFPGAKIFKHTIDDLPDNFAESLDGIIIMQHNLDLDANALSYACQISDKIKYTALLGPAHRRDKVLEKAGLNLADFNCLFAAPAGIALGGELPESVALSILSQCHGVFHEAEQIALDKVML; encoded by the coding sequence ATGTCCTATCATATCGAAGATATTCTCTCCCATTGGCAGTCTGCGCCAAACGATGACTGGGTGTTGGCCATCATTACTCATGTGCAAGGTTCTTCTTATCGTAAACCCGGTGCCATGATGTTGTTTCACCCTTTGGGGCGTGCGATTGGCATCCTTAGTGGTGGCTGTTTAGAAGGTGACTTGAGACGCCATGCACAAATGGCGATACAGGAAAGGCAAGCCATGTTGGTGCAATATGATGCCAGCGATGAAACCGATGTGAGTTATCATTTAGGTTGCGGCGGCATCGTTGATCTCATGTTAGTGCCGCTGAGCCGAGATAACCATTATCTGCATTTTCATCAGCTTGCTGAGCAACTACATAAAGGCGAGCCCTTCTTTTATCAATTAACTCTGCCCAGAAGAGGTACTGAACTGGCTAATGTCAGCGCTAAAATTGTCGAGTATTGTGATGCCGAATTTTCAATTGATGACTTTAAGCGGACAGGGATCTTGCACACCGATAGAAGCGAGCTGGTGGTTCCTATGAGGCCTAGGTTTAGGATTGCCATATTTGGTGGCGGTTTAGATGCCCAGCCTATGGTGTCTATGGCGCTTAATCTCGGCTGGCAGATCGATCTTATCGATGAAAGAGCCAGTTATGCCAGAAATTATGATTTTCCTGGTGCCAAAATATTTAAGCACACGATAGACGATCTACCCGATAATTTTGCCGAAAGTTTAGATGGCATCATTATCATGCAACACAATCTAGACTTAGATGCTAATGCGCTCAGTTATGCTTGTCAGATCTCAGATAAAATCAAGTATACGGCGTTATTGGGGCCCGCTCACAGACGCGATAAAGTATTAGAAAAAGCTGGGCTAAACCTAGCTGATTTTAACTGCTTGTTTGCCGCACCCGCAGGCATTGCCTTGGGAGGGGAGCTTCCCGAATCTGTGGCTTTAAGTATCTTGTCTCAGTGCCACGGGGTATTCCATGAAGCTGAGCAGATTGCTCTGGATAAGGTCATGCTATGA
- a CDS encoding IS6 family transposase, which translates to MTLNFSGRHYPSDIIMQALRYYLAYKLSYREIEEIFAERNIHFDHSTLNRWVIKYAPQLEAIFRKKKRRVSGSWRMDETYIKVKGRWVYYYRAVDKYGAIIDFYLSETRDEPAARAFFNKAINQHGLPEKVVIDKSGANAAALDTINIRLWLSGYMLFMIEVLAVKYLNNIVEQSHRKVKGKMHQCLGWKSWKGAESTLAGVELCSMIKLGQMDTTEIMTPWEQFYSLAA; encoded by the coding sequence ATGACACTCAACTTCTCGGGGCGACATTATCCATCAGATATCATCATGCAGGCGCTTCGCTATTACCTGGCCTACAAACTCAGTTACCGTGAAATTGAGGAGATATTCGCTGAGCGAAATATCCATTTTGACCACTCAACCCTGAACCGGTGGGTTATCAAATATGCGCCGCAACTCGAAGCCATATTCAGGAAGAAAAAGCGTCGAGTATCTGGTTCTTGGCGAATGGACGAAACCTACATAAAAGTTAAAGGTCGGTGGGTTTACTATTATCGAGCCGTGGACAAGTACGGCGCTATTATTGATTTTTATTTGAGTGAAACCCGTGATGAGCCAGCGGCACGGGCATTTTTCAACAAGGCTATCAACCAACATGGTTTACCTGAAAAAGTTGTCATTGATAAAAGTGGCGCGAATGCCGCCGCATTAGATACCATCAATATTCGTCTTTGGTTATCTGGATATATGCTGTTTATGATTGAGGTTTTGGCTGTTAAATATTTGAATAATATTGTCGAGCAAAGCCATCGAAAAGTGAAGGGAAAAATGCATCAATGTCTAGGTTGGAAATCTTGGAAAGGGGCTGAGTCGACACTGGCAGGCGTTGAACTTTGCTCCATGATTAAGCTGGGGCAAATGGACACGACTGAAATTATGACCCCATGGGAACAATTTTATTCTTTAGCGGCCTAG
- a CDS encoding alpha/beta fold hydrolase has product MKSDLTFAGLKAIKHSFSLPLDYAKPDGKQITVFARELVSPDNRDKQLPYLVFFQGGPGFGAIRPAANGGWIKRALQEFRVLLLDQRGTGLSTPVSYLSLNHMDSEQQAQYLTNFRADSIIKDAEAIRAQLSPDKKWSILGQSFGGFCVLKYLNDAPEGLSEAYITGGIPSLTRHADEVYQATYKRVLAKNQDFFKRFSDAQTLITQLAEHISNNEIRIATGERLTVEMLQLLGINIGMEQGPESVYYLLEQALIETESGTQVNPLFLAQFCQLLDFNTNPIFALLHESIYCQTHASKGEVSTSSASNWSAQRIRGQYDEFNYESGKPFLFTGEMVYPWFFEQFTNLKPLKHAANLLAQKSDWSQLYDLDTLANNQVPVAAAIYSEDMFVEMNYSLETAKRVGELKYWLTSEYEHNGIRMNGEHILDKLIALNRGEQLR; this is encoded by the coding sequence ATGAAATCTGACTTAACATTTGCAGGATTAAAAGCCATAAAACACAGTTTCTCACTCCCCCTAGATTATGCCAAGCCTGATGGCAAGCAGATCACCGTATTCGCTCGTGAGTTGGTTTCCCCTGACAACCGAGACAAACAGCTTCCCTATCTGGTATTTTTCCAAGGTGGACCAGGATTCGGGGCGATTCGCCCCGCCGCTAATGGAGGCTGGATAAAACGCGCTTTACAAGAGTTCAGAGTCTTATTATTAGATCAACGTGGCACAGGCCTTTCTACACCTGTGAGTTACCTAAGCCTGAATCATATGGACTCAGAGCAACAAGCCCAGTACCTGACAAACTTTCGCGCCGATAGCATCATCAAAGATGCCGAAGCGATACGCGCTCAGCTAAGCCCAGATAAAAAGTGGAGTATCCTAGGCCAAAGTTTCGGTGGTTTTTGTGTCTTGAAATACTTAAACGATGCTCCAGAAGGGCTCAGTGAAGCCTATATCACAGGCGGCATTCCATCACTGACCCGTCACGCTGATGAAGTATATCAAGCCACCTATAAGCGAGTATTAGCGAAAAACCAAGACTTCTTTAAACGCTTTAGCGACGCCCAGACACTCATCACTCAGCTTGCCGAGCACATCAGTAACAATGAGATCCGTATCGCCACCGGTGAACGACTCACCGTTGAAATGCTGCAACTGCTAGGCATCAATATAGGCATGGAGCAAGGGCCAGAGTCTGTCTACTACTTGCTTGAACAGGCACTTATCGAGACCGAATCAGGCACACAGGTAAACCCGCTATTTCTGGCACAATTTTGTCAGTTACTGGATTTTAATACCAACCCCATTTTCGCCCTGCTCCATGAGAGTATCTACTGTCAAACACACGCTTCAAAAGGCGAAGTCTCAACAAGCAGCGCTTCAAATTGGTCGGCTCAACGCATTCGTGGCCAATATGATGAATTCAATTACGAGTCGGGCAAGCCCTTCCTCTTTACCGGAGAGATGGTCTACCCCTGGTTTTTCGAGCAATTCACTAACCTCAAACCACTCAAACATGCCGCCAACTTACTCGCCCAGAAATCTGATTGGTCACAGCTGTATGACTTGGACACCCTGGCGAACAACCAAGTCCCCGTCGCTGCAGCCATCTATAGCGAAGATATGTTTGTCGAAATGAACTACAGCCTGGAAACCGCCAAGCGAGTCGGCGAGCTCAAATATTGGTTAACGTCTGAGTATGAACACAATGGCATCCGCATGAATGGTGAGCATATTCTTGATAAGCTGATAGCGCTTAATCGTGGTGAACAGCTGCGTTAA
- a CDS encoding (2Fe-2S)-binding protein, with translation MSDNNLTLKINGKLFQMDADPKMPVLWAVRDMLGLTGTKYGCGAGLCGACTIHVDGKPARACLTSLSQVQGKELTTIEGLEADKLKRAWTEHNVPQCGYCQSGQLMSAAALLTTNSKPSDRDIDEAMAGNICRCGTYTRIKSAIKSASDQNSFTQHSDESSDNSRVEQEVTA, from the coding sequence ATGTCTGATAATAATCTGACACTGAAGATAAATGGCAAGCTGTTCCAGATGGATGCCGATCCTAAGATGCCTGTGTTGTGGGCCGTACGTGACATGTTGGGATTGACCGGCACTAAATATGGCTGTGGTGCGGGCCTTTGTGGCGCTTGCACCATTCATGTTGACGGAAAACCTGCTAGAGCCTGTTTAACCAGTTTGAGCCAAGTTCAGGGTAAAGAGCTGACCACCATCGAGGGCCTTGAAGCGGATAAACTCAAGCGAGCCTGGACCGAGCATAACGTGCCTCAGTGTGGCTACTGCCAGTCAGGTCAATTGATGTCGGCGGCGGCCTTGTTAACCACTAACAGTAAGCCGAGTGACAGGGATATAGACGAAGCAATGGCGGGCAATATCTGTCGATGCGGCACCTATACCCGTATCAAATCAGCCATTAAAAGCGCATCTGATCAGAACTCTTTTACTCAGCACAGTGACGAGAGCAGTGATAATAGCCGTGTTGAACAGGAGGTGACGGCATGA
- a CDS encoding nucleotidyltransferase family protein, with protein sequence MKPPLIVLMAAGQSRRFNGVKLAQGIDDIGTPLLLDSYRKLKFFSDELGAELVVILGAHADLLSSVLPGDAKLVYNSQWQLGMSTSVKAAVDYAQEQRAESLMISLADQVALQPEHFHSLIKARRQVDTRVCGFYLGSLSVPAIFHRDDYPKLLKLSGDRGAKPVLNDLFNHGNMVAVEMESASFDIDTRDELHDWLTACPSKNVPTKANSK encoded by the coding sequence ATGAAACCTCCATTGATCGTCTTGATGGCTGCTGGCCAGAGTCGGCGCTTCAATGGCGTTAAGCTGGCGCAGGGCATAGATGATATAGGTACTCCATTGTTGTTGGACAGTTACCGAAAGCTTAAATTTTTTAGCGATGAACTAGGTGCCGAATTGGTGGTTATCTTAGGCGCTCATGCCGATCTCTTGTCATCGGTATTACCAGGCGATGCTAAACTCGTTTATAACTCTCAGTGGCAACTGGGCATGTCCACTTCGGTCAAGGCCGCTGTTGATTATGCCCAAGAGCAGAGGGCCGAGTCTTTGATGATCTCACTTGCCGATCAGGTGGCCTTGCAGCCTGAACATTTCCATTCCTTAATAAAAGCGAGGCGTCAGGTAGACACTCGTGTGTGTGGGTTTTACCTCGGTTCCTTATCGGTTCCGGCCATTTTTCATCGAGACGATTACCCGAAGTTACTCAAATTGAGCGGTGATCGCGGGGCTAAACCTGTGTTAAATGACTTGTTTAACCATGGCAATATGGTGGCTGTAGAAATGGAGAGTGCCTCTTTCGATATTGATACCCGAGATGAGTTGCACGATTGGTTAACAGCTTGTCCATCGAAAAACGTACCGACAAAAGCAAATTCTAAATAA
- a CDS encoding MBL fold metallo-hydrolase: protein MKYQIIPVTPFQQNCSLIWCDQTKAAAVVDPGGDMERILAEVDKLGVKLEKVLLTHGHIDHVGAANALSEHAGIPIIGPHKADSFWLDNLPEQSKHFGFVHCAPFAPTQYLESGDTVTLGALTLEVLHCPGHTPGHIVFFSASSCTAWVGDVLFHGSIGRTDFPQSNHQDLIDSITKNLWPLGRDVEFIPGHGPISTFGTERDQNPFVADQLFG, encoded by the coding sequence ATGAAGTACCAGATTATTCCTGTCACACCATTTCAGCAAAATTGTAGTCTTATCTGGTGTGACCAAACCAAGGCCGCAGCTGTTGTTGATCCTGGCGGTGATATGGAGCGAATCTTGGCTGAGGTGGATAAGCTTGGGGTTAAGTTAGAAAAAGTACTATTGACTCATGGTCATATCGATCACGTCGGCGCCGCAAACGCATTGTCTGAGCATGCTGGCATTCCTATTATCGGTCCACATAAGGCCGATAGTTTCTGGTTAGATAATCTGCCAGAGCAGAGTAAACATTTTGGGTTTGTACATTGTGCCCCATTCGCACCGACGCAATATCTTGAAAGTGGTGATACCGTCACTTTAGGTGCTTTGACCTTAGAGGTGCTGCACTGTCCGGGGCACACACCGGGCCACATAGTGTTTTTTTCGGCCAGTAGCTGTACTGCATGGGTGGGCGATGTGTTATTTCATGGTTCAATTGGCCGCACCGACTTTCCTCAGTCGAATCATCAAGACTTGATAGACTCGATCACCAAAAACCTTTGGCCGTTGGGTCGTGATGTGGAGTTTATTCCTGGCCATGGACCCATTTCGACTTTCGGCACAGAGCGTGATCAAAACCCTTTCGTGGCGGATCAGCTTTTTGGCTAG